CTGCCCGCCGCAGACCTCCATGAGCGTCCAGGGCCGGGTCACCGTTCGGTGGATGGCCTCCACCAGGCCTTTTGCAACCTCGGCGTCCCGGTACTCCGCCTGGTGCTTCATGCGAGTGGCCTCCCCTCGATATCGGAGAGCTGGCGGAGCACGCCCAGGGTGCGCTCGGCGAGCCCCTCATCAATCACTTCAAGAGCCGCCCCGGCGTGGACCATGACGTAGTCCCCCACCCGCGCCTCGGGCACCAGGGCCAGGCTCACCGCCTTCACCACCTCGCCGAAGCCCACCTTGCCGTAGGAGAAGGGATCCTCTGGCAGCTCGAGCACCTTTCCGGGCACCGCTAAACACATGTCAGACCTCTTTTCCCCATTGTGCCGCGACCCAGGCCTGGCCGAGCGAGATTCCGCCATCGTTGGCGGGGAAGCGGGCCGGGCGGAGGACCCGGAACCCCGCCCCGGCCAGCCGCGCCGAGCAGAGCTCGGCCAGCAGGGCATTCTGAAAGCAGCCCCCCGTGAGGGCCACCCGCTCCAGGCCCGCCTGTTGTGACCAGGCCAGGGCCAGGTCCGCCAGGGCTGCATGGAAACGCCGGGCCATGACTGCAGGAGAGGTGCCCCGGCCCAGGTCCGCCTGCAGGCCCTCCACAAGCGGCCCAAGCTCCGCCCGGCCCCCCGAAAGCCCAATGGGGTAGGCCCCACAGGCGCCCACACCACGGGCCGCAAATTCGAGCATCATGGCGGCCTGCCCCTCGAAGCCCGCTTCGGCCCGGATCCCGGTGAGGGCGGCCATGGCGTCGAAGAGCCGTCCCATGCTGGAGGTCGAGGGCGTATTGAGCTTCCGCTCCAGGACCCGCTCCAGGGCGGCCAGGTCCCCCGCCGGGAAGAGCCCAGCCGCAGGACCGGCCCCCCCCAACAGCGACCAGCAGAGCCCCAGGGCGCTGCGGCGCGGCTCCCGCACCGCCCGCTCCCCACCCGGCAGGGGGAAGCTCCCCAGGTGCCCGACGCGACGGAAAGCGGCCCCCGAGACCGTCAGGGCCTCCCCGCCCCAGACGGTCCCATCCGACCCGAAGCCGCTGCCATCCCAGGCCAGGGCGAGGAAGTCCCCCTCCAGACCATGCTCGGCAGCGCAGGCCCCGGCATGGGCGTGGTGGTGCTGGATGCGGTGTAGCGGAAGGCCCCGCTCCCGGGCCATGGCCTCGGCCAGGCGGGTGGAGGCATAGTCCGGGTGCAGATCGCAGGCCAGGATCCCCGGCTCCACCCGGAAGAAGGCCAGCAAGTCTTCCACGGTGCGCCCCAGCAGGTCCACGTTCTGGGGGCCCTCCAGGTCTCCCAGGTGCTGGCTGACCACTGCCTGCCCTTCGAAGAGAAGGGTGACGGTGCTCTTCTGGTGGGCCCCGAAGGCGAGAACCGGCAGCCCGGCATGGACCACCGGGTGGGGAAGTGGAGCATAGCCGCGGGCCCGGCGCAGGAGGTGGAGGGTGCCCGCCTCCACGCGGCCCACGGAGTCATCCACAGGACGCTGAATGGGGCGATCGTGACCCAGGAAGAGGTCTGCCACCTCCCTCAGACGCTCAAGGGCCTCGGCATCCCCGAAGGCCATGGGCTCCTCGGAGAGGTTGCCGCTGGTGCAGACCAGGGGCCGGTCCACCAGGAGGCGGTGCAGCGGCGTGAAGGGTAGGAAGGCCCCCAGGCTGGGGTTGCCAGGGGCCACCGCCTCCGCCAGGGGAACACCCGCCTTGGGCAGCAGCAGGATGGGCGCCGCGGAGGAGGCCAGCAGTTCCAGCTCGAGGGCGGTGGCCCGGCAGTGCCGCGAGAGCGATCCCCCATCGGGGAACATCACGGCGAAAGGCTTGGCCTCCCGGCGCTTGCGCTCCCTGAGCCGCTCCACAGCAGCCTCCGAACCCGCATCCACCAGGAGCTGGTAGCCCCCCAGGCCCTTGAGGGCCAGGATCCGCCCCCCCGCCAGGGCTGTCCGCGCCCCCTCCAGGGCCGCCTCCCCCAGGGCCAGTCGCCCGCCATCCCTGCCGAGGAGCTCCAGGCGCGGTCCGCAGACGGGGCAGGCGATGGGCTGGGCGTGGAAGCGGCGGTCGCTGCTATCCCGGTACTGGGCCTCGCAATGGGGACACATCGCAAAGCCCGCCATGGTGGTGCGTGGACGGTCATAGGGCAGGGAACGGATGAGGGTGTAGCGGGGCCCGCAGTCCGTGCAGTTGGTAAAGGGGTAGCGGTACCGGCGCTCACCGGGGCTGTCCATCTCCCGGACGCAGGCCGGGCAGATGGACAGGTCCGCGGGCACCGAGGGTCGGGGCGCCTGGGTCGAAAGGCTGGGCAGGATACGGAAGCCCTGGGCCTCCTCCTCGGGGATCTCCCGGTGCTCTAGCTCCAGGATCTGGGCGGGCCCAGGCTTGCGTGCAACCAGATCCCCCAGGAAGGTGCGGAGGGGCCCGGGCTCCCCCTGCACCTCCAGCTCCACCCCCGCTGGGGTGTTGCGAACCCAGCCATCCAGTGCGAGCTCGGCGGCCAGACGGACCACAAAGGGGCGGAAGCCCACCCCCTGGACCACCCCGCGCACTTCCGCTTTCAAGCGCACCGGGCGCGCTCCGCCTCGATCCAGGCAGCCCAGGCCTCCATGCCTTGGCCCGTGGTGGCGCTGGTCTGGATCACCTTGAGAGCGGGGTTCACCTCCCGGATGCAGGCCAGGCAGTATTCCAAGTCGAAGTCCAGGAGGGGCAGCAGGTCCACCTTGTTCAAGAGCAGCAGCCCTGCTGCCTGGAAGAGCTCGGGGTATTTGAGGGGTTTATCCTCGCCCTCGGTCACCGCCAGCACCGCCACCTTGGCACTCTCCCCCAGGTCGAACTCCGCAGGACAGACCAGATTACCTACGTTCTCGATCAGCAGGACCCCGCCGGGGTCCATGGCCAACCCCTCCCAGGCCCGGCGGATCATGGGGGCATCCAGGTGGCAGCCCTGCCCCGTGTTGACCTGGATGACCGGGACCCCGGTGGCCCGGATCCGCTCAGCGTCCAGATCCGTCTGCTGATCCCCCTCGATCACCCCGAGGGGAAAGCGTCCCTGGAGCAGCCCGAGGGTCCGGGTGAGCAGGCTGGTCTTCCCGGAACCGGGGCTGGAGACCAGGTTGAGCGACAGGGTGCGGGCCTCCCGGAAGATCCCCCGGTTCCCTTCCGCCAGGTCGGCGTTCCGACGCAGCAGCTCCCGCTCACGAAGCTGCACCCGGAACTTCCGCATCCCGCCCGGAGTCTTGCCATCGCAACCACAGGTTCCACACATGGAGACTCCTTACGCTTTTTTCGACGCCACCCACTTCGGCCTTGAAGGCTTTCACCCTCGCACAAAGTGACACCCCCTGTCATGATGCTTCCCATGCGGGTGTGGCACTACGAACTGCAGTCCCCTTATGGCCCCATGTGGGCGGCCCTGACAGAGATGGGCCGCCTGAGGCAGTTGGCCTTCGGCGGACTTGACCCCAGGGCCACCATGCCCCTCCCTCCCCGGGTCCACCAAGAGACCTTCAAGTTCCTCCAGCGGCAGCTGGACTCCTACTTCGCGGGGACCCTGCGCACCTTCACCATCCCCCTGGAGCCAGCGGGCACCCCCTTCCAGGTCCAGGTCTGGGAGCAGCTCCAGACCATCCCCTTCGGGTCCACCCTCACCTATCAGGACCTGGCCGAGCGTCTGGGAAATCCCCAGGCAGCCCAGGCCGTCGGCGCAGCCGTAGGCGCCAACCCCATCGCCATCCTGATCCCCTGCCACCGCGTCATCGGAGCCGATGGCAGCCTGCGGGGCTATGCCTGGGGGCTTGAGATCAAGGAGGCCCTGCTGATCCACGAAGGGGCCCTGGGGGGCATGCTCTGAGGGACCGGAATCCTTGCGATTCCCAATGATTCCCGGGATACTGGGGCCTTCAGCCGAGCGCTCGCCCTCTGCCCGGGTCTTGCCAAGAACGATGCCCTGAGGTGCCCAGATCCGCTTGGAGCCCCTGGCCCGCACTGGGACAGCACTCCCCCCATGGACAGCGGTCCGGAGCCCTGACCCGAGCCTGCCCAGCACCCGAAGGAAACCGCGTTGCCATTCAGTGAAATCCGTACAAACCTCCTCAGCGGTCTGACGGTCGCCCTGGCCATGGTCCCGGAGGCCATCGCCTTCGCCCTGGTGGCCCAAGTCTCCCCCTTGACGGGGCTCTACGCCGCTTTCATCGTCGCGCTCATCACCTCGGCTTTCGGCGGGCGCCCGGGCATGGTCTCCGGTGCCGCGGGCTCCCTGGCGGTGGTCATGGTGGCCCTGGTGGCCACCCATGGCGCCCAGTATCTCTTCGCGGCCGTGGTGCTGATGGGGGTCTTCCAGGTCCTCTTCGCCGTGGCCAAGCTCGGCAAGCTCATCCGCATGGTGCCCCATCCCGTGATGCTCGGCTTCGTCAATGGACTGGCCATCGTCATCTTCAAGGCCCAGCTCGGGCACTTCAAGACAGGCGGGGCAGGTGGCGCCCTGCACTGGATGAGCGGCGGCCCCCTTGGAGTCATGCTGGGACTCACCGCCCTGACCATGGCGATCATCTATCTCTTCCCCAAGCTCACCAAGTCCTTCCCCGCCACCCTGGCGGGCATCCTGGTGGTCACCCTCCTGGTGCTGGGCCTCGGTATCCCCACCAAGACCGTGGGCGACATGGGCTCCATCCGGGGAGGTTTCCCGGTCTTCCACATCCCCCAGGTGCCCCTGACCTGGGAGACCCTGCGCATCGTGGCACCCTACTCCCTGATCCTGGCGGCCATCGGCCTCATCGAGACCCTCCTGACCCTCAACCTGGTGGATGAGATCAGCGGCACCCGGGGGAGACCCAACCGGGAGTGCCTGGCCCAGGGAGTTGCCAACGTGGTCACCGGTTTCTTTGGTGGTATGGGGGGCTGCGCCATGATCGGCCAGAGCATGATCAATGTGAATGCCGGCGCCACCCGGCGCCTCTCGGGCATTTTCATGGCCCTCCTCCTCCTCAGTTTCATCCTCTTCGCCTCCCCCTGGATTGAGCGGATCCCCCTGGCTGCCCTGGTGGGTGTCATGTTCGTCGTCTGCCAGAAGACCTTTTCCTGGAGCAGCCTCCAGGTCTTCGGCAAAGTGCCCGGGAGCGACGCCCTACTGGTGGTGGCTGTCACGGTGATCACCCTGCTTACCGATCTCGCGGTCGCCGTGGTTTTGGGCGTGGTCCTCGCCGCCCTGGTCTTCGCCTGGGAACAGGCGAAGCGCATCCGGGTGGGACTGGGGACCGATGAAGATGGCCGGAAGGTCTATCACCTGGAGGGCAGCCTATTCTTCGCCTCCACCGCGCGATTCCTGAGCCTCTTCGAGCCCCGGCAGGACCCGGAGGATGTGGTGGTGGATTTCCGGAGTGCCAGGGTGGTGGACCACTCGGCCCTGGAGGCCATCGACACCCTGGCCGAGCGCTACCGCAACGAGGGCAAGCGCCTGCACCTCCGCCACCTCAGCCCTGATTGCCAGGAGATCCTGGACAGGGCCAAGGACATGGTGGAGGTGA
The sequence above is drawn from the uncultured Holophaga sp. genome and encodes:
- a CDS encoding HypC/HybG/HupF family hydrogenase formation chaperone; the protein is MAESRSARPGSRHNGEKRSDMCLAVPGKVLELPEDPFSYGKVGFGEVVKAVSLALVPEARVGDYVMVHAGAALEVIDEGLAERTLGVLRQLSDIEGRPLA
- a CDS encoding SulP family inorganic anion transporter, with the translated sequence MPFSEIRTNLLSGLTVALAMVPEAIAFALVAQVSPLTGLYAAFIVALITSAFGGRPGMVSGAAGSLAVVMVALVATHGAQYLFAAVVLMGVFQVLFAVAKLGKLIRMVPHPVMLGFVNGLAIVIFKAQLGHFKTGGAGGALHWMSGGPLGVMLGLTALTMAIIYLFPKLTKSFPATLAGILVVTLLVLGLGIPTKTVGDMGSIRGGFPVFHIPQVPLTWETLRIVAPYSLILAAIGLIETLLTLNLVDEISGTRGRPNRECLAQGVANVVTGFFGGMGGCAMIGQSMINVNAGATRRLSGIFMALLLLSFILFASPWIERIPLAALVGVMFVVCQKTFSWSSLQVFGKVPGSDALLVVAVTVITLLTDLAVAVVLGVVLAALVFAWEQAKRIRVGLGTDEDGRKVYHLEGSLFFASTARFLSLFEPRQDPEDVVVDFRSARVVDHSALEAIDTLAERYRNEGKRLHLRHLSPDCQEILDRAKDMVEVNILEDPTYRVADSRLG
- a CDS encoding methylated-DNA--[protein]-cysteine S-methyltransferase — translated: MMLPMRVWHYELQSPYGPMWAALTEMGRLRQLAFGGLDPRATMPLPPRVHQETFKFLQRQLDSYFAGTLRTFTIPLEPAGTPFQVQVWEQLQTIPFGSTLTYQDLAERLGNPQAAQAVGAAVGANPIAILIPCHRVIGADGSLRGYAWGLEIKEALLIHEGALGGML
- the hypB gene encoding hydrogenase nickel incorporation protein HypB, with translation MCGTCGCDGKTPGGMRKFRVQLRERELLRRNADLAEGNRGIFREARTLSLNLVSSPGSGKTSLLTRTLGLLQGRFPLGVIEGDQQTDLDAERIRATGVPVIQVNTGQGCHLDAPMIRRAWEGLAMDPGGVLLIENVGNLVCPAEFDLGESAKVAVLAVTEGEDKPLKYPELFQAAGLLLLNKVDLLPLLDFDLEYCLACIREVNPALKVIQTSATTGQGMEAWAAWIEAERARCA
- the hypF gene encoding carbamoyltransferase HypF; translation: MRLKAEVRGVVQGVGFRPFVVRLAAELALDGWVRNTPAGVELEVQGEPGPLRTFLGDLVARKPGPAQILELEHREIPEEEAQGFRILPSLSTQAPRPSVPADLSICPACVREMDSPGERRYRYPFTNCTDCGPRYTLIRSLPYDRPRTTMAGFAMCPHCEAQYRDSSDRRFHAQPIACPVCGPRLELLGRDGGRLALGEAALEGARTALAGGRILALKGLGGYQLLVDAGSEAAVERLRERKRREAKPFAVMFPDGGSLSRHCRATALELELLASSAAPILLLPKAGVPLAEAVAPGNPSLGAFLPFTPLHRLLVDRPLVCTSGNLSEEPMAFGDAEALERLREVADLFLGHDRPIQRPVDDSVGRVEAGTLHLLRRARGYAPLPHPVVHAGLPVLAFGAHQKSTVTLLFEGQAVVSQHLGDLEGPQNVDLLGRTVEDLLAFFRVEPGILACDLHPDYASTRLAEAMARERGLPLHRIQHHHAHAGACAAEHGLEGDFLALAWDGSGFGSDGTVWGGEALTVSGAAFRRVGHLGSFPLPGGERAVREPRRSALGLCWSLLGGAGPAAGLFPAGDLAALERVLERKLNTPSTSSMGRLFDAMAALTGIRAEAGFEGQAAMMLEFAARGVGACGAYPIGLSGGRAELGPLVEGLQADLGRGTSPAVMARRFHAALADLALAWSQQAGLERVALTGGCFQNALLAELCSARLAGAGFRVLRPARFPANDGGISLGQAWVAAQWGKEV